GACCAGCGATCACCCCAACCAGGACGAGGTTTTGCGCCAGCACTTCGGTCTCACCGCCCGCGAGGCGGATGTTCTCTTGTGGATCGCAAAGGGCAAGGCGAACCGGGACATCGGCGAGATTCTGGGCCTAAGTCCACGCACCGTGAACAAGCATCTTGAACAGATCTATCAAAAGCTTGGTGTCGAAAACCGTGCATCAGCCGCCGTGCGTGCCGCACATGTGCTGCACGAGCTCTAAATCGGCCAATTCATGCCGATTTTCGGTTGCATGAAGACAAGAGTCCCCCTATAAGCCCCCGATCCAGAGTCGTCCGGCTCTTCGGGAGCAGTATTTCTATGCCTCCATCTCCGGTTTTCCGAAGGTGAAAGCAGGATCGCTCCTGATACACCAGGGCATGCCGTGGCGACCTCTCGATGCACCAACAAGAATGCGGTGGGTCTACCCTCCGCGCCAATGAAAGGATGCAAAATGCCCAAGCTGAAGACGAAGTCTGGAGCCAAGAAGCGCTTCAAGCTGACCGCAAGCGGCAAAGTGAAAACAGCCCAGGCCGGTAAGCGTCATGGCATGATCAAGCGCACGACCAAGTTCATCCGCAACGCCCGTGGCACCACCACGCTGGCACCGCAGGATGCGAAGATCGTGAAGCAGTTCCTGCCGTACGCCTGAGCCCAAGCACCTATCCTTAAAGGAGTTATCACATGTCGCGCGTAAAAAGGGGCGTAACTGCCCATGCACGTCACAAGAAGGTTCTGAAGGCTGCCAAAGGCTACTACGGCCGCCGCAAGAGCACCATTCGCGTCGCAAAGCAGGCGGTCGAAAAGGCCGGCCAGTACGCTTATCGCGACCGGAAAGCCAAGAAGCGCAATTTCCGTTCGCTCTGGATCCAGCGTATCAACGCTGCGGTTCGTGAACAGGGCCTCACATACGGCCGCTTCATCGACGGCCTGAACAAGGCTGGCGTCGAAGTTGACCGTAAGGTTCTGTCCGACCTTGCCATTCATCAGCCGGATGCCTTCAAGGCTCTGGTAGAGAAGGCTCAGGGCGCTCTGACAGCCTGATCCGGACAAAAAGATCCGAACTGGCGTCGAGCCAGTTCAAAACGACAAAAGGCGCGATCCTCAAGGACCGCGCCTTTTTTGTTTCTACCGATCGCACTGTCGGTCAGGCAGGCAGCCAAGTCCTTCAAGTGTGTCGCGAAGGGCCTGCGGGAGCGGCGTATGCGGCTCGGAGCCGAGCCTCGCAACCAGCTTGGTATTGTCGAGACACAGTCCGTTCTTCCAGAAGACGGAAATCTCAGAGACCTCTCGAAAAAACGGCACGACTGGTGAGAGCGCCTTGATCGCCCACCAGGGTAAGGAGCCAATCGGCAGATTTGTTTGGCCCGTGACAGTCCGGATCTCTTCAGCTATCCAGACGCCGCGCTCAAACCAGTGGCCTCGAAAGTGATAGCAGTCGAACGAGGCCAGCTCACCCTCCATAGCCACAAGCTGCGCGATGGCCTCGGCGAAGTCAGGCAAATAGGCCCAAGCATGCCCAGCACTTGCACGCCCAGGATAGGTCAATTTCCGCAAGGGTTTGCCTGGCTTGACCATCACCTGTGAAAACCAAGAGCTTTTGGTCTCAGCCCCAAAGAAATCCCCGGCCCGAACAATCAGGACTTTCACACCATCCTTTTCGCTGGCCTTGCGCAAACGCTCTTCCAGCTCGACACGGATTGCGCCCTTGCGCGTTGTCGGTTTTTGAGGGGACATCTCGCTCAACAGGGGGCCGTCGCCGACACCATAATTGTAGATGGTGCCAGGGAGCACGATCCGCGCACCGCTAGCCCTTGCGGCCGCGAGAGTGCTCTCAAGCATCGGCAGGACCAGCTTGGGCCAGTTCTTGTAGCCAGGTGGATTAACGCCGTGAAAAATCAGAGAGGCGCCTTCCGCCGCCGCCACAACCGTTTTGCTATCGAGCGCATCGCCCTTGATCCAGGTCGCTTGCGGCAACTGCGATCGCACATCTTCCGGGTGACGATGCAGCGCTCGAATCTGCCACCCACTTGCCAATAGGGCCCGTGCGACCGCCAAGCCGGATCCACCGGTCGCTCCAAGTATCAACGCCGTCTTGTCTGTCATGTCAGTCTCCATCAATTCATCTGAGCGGGAAACTGACAGATCTCGAGATAAAATAAATTGTCGTAATGCGTATCTCTGATATAGAAAATTATATGAACGAGTCACACGCTGCATGGGACCTCTACCGCTCTTTTCTGGCTATCCTGCGCGAGGGCAGTCTGTCAGCAGCCGCCCGATCCCTGAAACTCACTCAGCCAACGATTTCCCGTCATCTTGACCAGCTCGAAGCCAGTCTCGGCACCGGACGGCTTTTTACAAGAGCTCCCCAAGGCCTGACCCCGACCGATGCCGCCCTTCGACTTGCCCCCCATGCCGAGGCCATGGAGTCAGCAGCCGCAGCACTCCAGCGCAGCGCAGCCGGTGATCCGTCTGCGATGACCGGCGTCATCAGGATCGCGGCAAGCGATGTTATTGGCGCCGAGGTCTTACCCGGGTTCCTCGGGGAAATCCGAGCCCGGCATCCGGGTCTGGTTTTTGAAATCAGCCTGTCCAATCAGATGACGGACCTTCTTCGTCGGGAAGCGGATATTGCCATTCGCATGACCCGCCCAAACCAGAAAGCGCTGGTCGCAAGACGATGTCCGGATATCAGGCTTGGGCTTTTTGCACATCCCGAATACCTTGAACATCACGGCTCACCGAGCACGACCGATGAGCTTGAAAACCACGCCATCATCGGCTTCGATAGGGACCCAAGTGCCGAGCGCTTGCTCAAGCAGTTCGGCTTTTCCTTGGATCCTTCGAATTTCGCCTACAGGATCGATAACCAGATCGCTCAACTCTCCGCTATTCGACAAGGCTGTGGCATCGGGTTTTGTCAGATTGAACTCGCAACACGCGCGCCGAAGCTGACCCGCGTGTTGAAAGATGACGTCGAAATCCCGCTGGAGAGCTGGGTCACCATGCACGAAGACCTCAAGGGCGATCAACGCATGCGCCTTGTCTTCGATCATCTCCATGCCGCCATGACCTCATATGCGAGAAGTGATGCCGGAGCTGAGGTGGCATAAATACACCAACTTGGCCTGAATGCTGCCTTCAACGAGCCAAACCGACGAAGATGACTTCCATGGAACCTGAGTAGGCGTTCATGGCAACCCGGTAGAGCTTGGCGTCACGCTGAGCCGAATAGTGATATTCGTTACCCTGACAGTCATAGGCCACAATCGGGCGGTATCCTCCTCGGCGAAGGTTTTCATAGCCATCGCGGCAATGCTTCCGCTTTACGGGAACAACCTCGTTCGAACGCTTGGTCCGGTGATCCCGCACTTTTTTCTCGACCGGAGCTTTCGTCCGATGATCGCGCACGACAACCCTGGTCTCCTGTCGGTGGTCACGCACTGACGTCTGCGTCTCAACACGATAGTCGCGAACGCTTCCGTTCGCATTGTCTGCCATCGCCGGAACGGTGACGGACAACCCGGTAAGGATAACGACGGCGGCTGCAATAGCTGATTTCTGGAACATGATCTTACCCTTTGCGCTTCGTCTCTGTTTCGATGACCTGACTATGCCCAGGGCCCACTGAACGAGCTTTGAAGCTGCCATTCATGTTCGGTTCATAAGATCAGAAGGCGCCGCCAGATTGCTCGGATTGCGCCCATCGCGTTAACCATTTCAGACGAGACACGTGGTTTTCCGCGACTCAAAGGTTAACAAACGCTAGAGTTTGGCATGAGCATTGCGACGTTCCAGTCAGGTACGAGGTCCTCGTACCGTTGTGGGACAAGGTGAGGCAATCCACGTGCGTATTGAACCGGTCAAAGCCCTCGGGCGTTCCAATATGAAGCGCAAGCGCCGGTATCGGGACGAGCCAGAGCAGCCGCGCGAAAAGAGCGCGTTCCAGCTTCAACTGGTTCCGCAGGAAGCGCGGGTTGAGGAAGATCACGACCGTTTCGTTGCCCGCTATCGCCCGAATGCCACGTTCCTAGCGCATCTCATCGCCACGCGCGATGGCGACCCCCAGACCCGGTACAAGCGTCAAACCGAGCCGGAGATTGGCACAAGCCGCTACCGCGAGACGGCAGCCAGCCCCCGCAAACGTGAAGCCGGCCACCTCATTGCCATCGAGTATTGAACATCTTTGGCTGGCGTCATTTGCCTGCTTGAAAGATCATCTCGCGCTGCGTCAGATTATCCGTAAGTGATCGCAAATTCCTCAGCAACGGATGCCGACCCGTCGCTTCGCGGCTATAGCCAAGGTTGAAAGCATAATCAAAGTCAGGCTCGTTCCTTCCTTTGACATGCTGCAGCATGGTCTCGATCTTGTCGAACCCCTTGGCAAGAATGGCCTCTGGCGACTTGGCATCCGCGTACTCGTCCCAAAGCATCACAACCTCAGCAGACAGATCTTCGGGCAACGCCTTGCATAGAGTCAGCAAGTCCTGACGTTCCCGTGCGGCCCGGCCGTCGTCCGAAGACTGGCTGGGCGCCGGCACATCACCTGAAATCGCCTCCCCCAAATCATGAATGACGCAGATCTTCAGCAGCTTGAGCACGTCGACATCGGCCAGGTCCGCCTCAAAAAGGATGATCATGAGGCAAAGACGCCATGTGTGTTCAGCGGTGCTTTCAACACGTCCTTGCCCTGTTCGAGCGCTTCGCAACGTATCTTTCAACGCCTCGGCCACCTGAACAAAACCGATGATGCGGGCGAGGCGATCTGTCTCGGCAGAGTTTGGTTCTTGATCAGTCGTAAAGGTCATGACGGAAGGATACCGGTCAGCTCCTTTGCCGCAAGGCACTGCATAATTTATGCGCCCCGCGCTGATGGAACTTGGCCGCAGGCATGGTTATGACTGCTCCTGACGAGCTCCATCGCGGACCAGGCGCGCAAAGCTCCCATCCGACAATGCGATGCGCGTGTAAACGATCTCGCCGGCCCGGATGGTCAGGTCGCGGTGGTCCATACGCTCGGTCAAGACCGTTACCTCCGGTGGATGGGCCTCCATCCAGCCCCGCGCCGCAAGCCCAGCCTCACCAAGGCGAATACCATCCGTCGCATAGCGCCATAGCGACGTTCCAAGCTTGTCGCTAAGCGGAACGCGCCAATCTTCAAGGCGCGCAGCAGACGCCGCCAGCAGCCGATGGGTAAAATCGCAGATGAGGTGAACCGGTTGCCAGGATGTCTCAACCAGCTCGCTCAAGGCATGATCTGCGGAGGATTTCGGACGTGCGCTTAGCAGCCGCTCAAGCCGCTGCGCGTGCGCGCCCTCAGGAACCAGCCCGCCACTTTCCCAGCGGGACACAGTGGTTTGCGAAACCCCCATTTCGGCAGCGAGTGATGATTGCTTGACCCGGTTCAATGTGCGCCATCGGCGCAATGTAGGCCCAAACCACTCCTGTCGTTGCATGCCAAGCTGAAACACGTCTGGCTCTCCCGCGCCCGGCAAACCTCGAATGTGTGATCCTCAACACGCCCTGCACGCTGCGGAACCTCTAAACCTGATCCTGCGTTTACCGCATGAGGCCGCCGAACGGCCATCCAGAAAGAGGATCAGCTCTATGCAGATCACACCCATTGCCAGAGTGTATGATAGCCCGACTTTTGCCCGTCAGGAAGCGCAGTCGGCCGAAGCACGCGAACGGCGCGAAGCAGAGTTTGCGCCGAATGAGGATAGGAGAAAGTCGGCCACCTCCGCCCGCGAGGCGACCAACGCTGCAAATCCTTTGGCTTATTCACCAGAGATGCTGCGGATGACCGCAGCGCAGAGCGACGCTGT
This sequence is a window from Labrenzia sp. CE80. Protein-coding genes within it:
- the rpmI gene encoding 50S ribosomal protein L35, producing MPKLKTKSGAKKRFKLTASGKVKTAQAGKRHGMIKRTTKFIRNARGTTTLAPQDAKIVKQFLPYA
- a CDS encoding helix-turn-helix transcriptional regulator; the encoded protein is MFQLGMQRQEWFGPTLRRWRTLNRVKQSSLAAEMGVSQTTVSRWESGGLVPEGAHAQRLERLLSARPKSSADHALSELVETSWQPVHLICDFTHRLLAASAARLEDWRVPLSDKLGTSLWRYATDGIRLGEAGLAARGWMEAHPPEVTVLTERMDHRDLTIRAGEIVYTRIALSDGSFARLVRDGARQEQS
- a CDS encoding NAD-dependent epimerase/dehydratase family protein — translated: MTDKTALILGATGGSGLAVARALLASGWQIRALHRHPEDVRSQLPQATWIKGDALDSKTVVAAAEGASLIFHGVNPPGYKNWPKLVLPMLESTLAAARASGARIVLPGTIYNYGVGDGPLLSEMSPQKPTTRKGAIRVELEERLRKASEKDGVKVLIVRAGDFFGAETKSSWFSQVMVKPGKPLRKLTYPGRASAGHAWAYLPDFAEAIAQLVAMEGELASFDCYHFRGHWFERGVWIAEEIRTVTGQTNLPIGSLPWWAIKALSPVVPFFREVSEISVFWKNGLCLDNTKLVARLGSEPHTPLPQALRDTLEGLGCLPDRQCDR
- a CDS encoding LysR family transcriptional regulator; translated protein: MNESHAAWDLYRSFLAILREGSLSAAARSLKLTQPTISRHLDQLEASLGTGRLFTRAPQGLTPTDAALRLAPHAEAMESAAAALQRSAAGDPSAMTGVIRIAASDVIGAEVLPGFLGEIRARHPGLVFEISLSNQMTDLLRREADIAIRMTRPNQKALVARRCPDIRLGLFAHPEYLEHHGSPSTTDELENHAIIGFDRDPSAERLLKQFGFSLDPSNFAYRIDNQIAQLSAIRQGCGIGFCQIELATRAPKLTRVLKDDVEIPLESWVTMHEDLKGDQRMRLVFDHLHAAMTSYARSDAGAEVA
- the rplT gene encoding 50S ribosomal protein L20, whose protein sequence is MSRVKRGVTAHARHKKVLKAAKGYYGRRKSTIRVAKQAVEKAGQYAYRDRKAKKRNFRSLWIQRINAAVREQGLTYGRFIDGLNKAGVEVDRKVLSDLAIHQPDAFKALVEKAQGALTA
- a CDS encoding HD domain-containing protein — encoded protein: MTFTTDQEPNSAETDRLARIIGFVQVAEALKDTLRSARTGQGRVESTAEHTWRLCLMIILFEADLADVDVLKLLKICVIHDLGEAISGDVPAPSQSSDDGRAARERQDLLTLCKALPEDLSAEVVMLWDEYADAKSPEAILAKGFDKIETMLQHVKGRNEPDFDYAFNLGYSREATGRHPLLRNLRSLTDNLTQREMIFQAGK